DNA sequence from the Lysinibacillus sp. OF-1 genome:
CATTTCAAAAATGGGGAGGATAACACTTTGAAGAAATTACTACTTTTGACGTTAATGTGCATGCTTTCTGTGTTCTTGATGGCATGTGGAAATGAAGTTACTAGTACATCAAGTGCTGATAAAACTGTAGAGACGTCTACTGAGGCGAGTGGCAATGAATCAGTAGACAAATTAACGATTGGCTTTGTGCCTTCACGTAATCCAGATGAAATTATTACAGCAACAGAACCTTTAAAGGGGTTGCTGAAGGACGAGCTCGCAAAATTAGGCTTTGATGTAGGTGAGATCGATATTACAGTAGGAACAAATTTTGAAGCAGTGGGTGAAGCCTTATCTGCAGGTACGACCGATATTGGCTTAATTCCTGGGGGAACTTATGTGCTCTATGATGATGGTGCAGAAGTCATTTTAACAGCTACACGTGCAGGCTTAAATAATGACTCTGATCATCCAATTGATTGGAATAAAAACAAGCCAACTGCTCCGACAACAACACAGGCCACTTCTTATAGAGCCATTTTGGTGGCAGGGCCATCTGAAAAAGGGAAAGCATTAGCAGCGAAAGTCAATAACGGTGAAAAATTAACGTTTGAAGATTTAAATGATGCTACTTGGAACGTCATGTCCTCTTCTTCACCAGCGGGCTATATTTATCCAACATTATGGTTACATGAGAATTTTGATAAAACAATTCCTGATTTAACGAAGGTTGTTCAGGCGGATTCTTATGGGAGTGCCTTTGCCCGTTTAGCAGCAGGTCAAACGGATGTTTTGGTCACATATGCAGATGCACGTCGCGATTATGAAGAAAGCTGGCAAGGCGAATTTGCCCGCTCTGCTTCCATTTGGGAGGAGACAGATTTGATTGGTGTTATGCCCGCTATTTATAATGACACGATTAGTGTGAGTAAAAACTCAAAGGTTATGACAGCAGAGTTGAAAGAGGCAGTTCAACAGGCATTCATAAATATTGGCAACACTGAAAAAGGGAAAGAAGTGATTGCTATCTATAGCCATGAAGGCTATCAGGCTGCAAAGGATAGTGACTATGACAATGAGCGTAAAGCACAGAAATTAGTGCAAAATCTAGGTTCGAACTAAAGTCAGTCTTGAAGGTGAAGAATCTGTGGCTTGCGGTTATCCCGCAGAAAGCAGATTCTTCTTTCATTCATTCGGTGAGATTCTTTTTTAGAAATGGAGCGGTACAATGATTGAGTTTAAGGAAGTAGAAAAACGTTATCCAAATGGTTATCTTGCCTTACAGCAAATTAATCTTCAAATTGAGCAAGGTGAATTTGTGGCTATCATCGGTTTATCGGGTGCAGGAAAATCAACACTGTTGCGCTGTATTAATAAAATGCATGATATTACGGGGGGAACATTGCATGTTAATGATGTGAATGTGCATCGACTCAAGGGCAAGGGTATTCGCCATCTACGCCGTAATATTGGCATGATTTTTCAATCTTTTAACCTTGTTACTCGTGTATCAGTTTTGCAAAATGTGTTGGTTTCCTTTGTACCGACTATGCCTGCCTGGCGAAAAATTTTAGGCATTTTTACGAAAGAGGAAAAGCGTAAAGCATTAATGGCACTTGATCAGGTTGGTATTTTAGATAAGGCCTATGTACGTGTCGATCAGTTATCGGGTGGACAGCAACAGCGTGTTGCTTTAGCTCGTACGCTTGCTCAAAATCCTCAAATCATTTTAGCTGACGAGCCTGTTGCATCGTTAGACCCTGTAACAGCAAAGCAAGTTATGGAGGACTTTAAACGGATTAACCAAGAGCTAAACATGACCATTTTGATTAACATTCATCATGTTGATTTGGCATTAGCTTACGCAACACGTGTTATTGGTGTACGTGGTGGTGAAATTGTCTTTGATGGACAAGCCGATGAAATCAACGAGGAAACGCTTGCGTTCATCTATCACAATACGAATCAGGAAAGAGGCGTAACGAACCATGCGATGGAAGCTGCTATCACCGAAAAAAATAGTATTGCCTAATGGCAAAGAAGTGCTGGGAAAACGGTCATTCAAGCCAATCGTGTGGCTTATTCTATTCGTATTAACTGTGCTTGCCATTCGTATTACAGGCTTTAGCTTAGAAATTTTAGTGAACCGAATTCAACAATTTTTTGTCATCCTACAACAGATGATTCCACCGAATTGGGCCTACTTATCAAAGCTATGGCAGCCGCTCTTCGATACGATTAAAATGTCGTTATTTGGCTCTATTGCGGGGGCTATATGTGCCTTACCAATAGCCGTTCTTTCAGCGACCAATATAACCAAGCATAGAGGAATTGCGCTGGTAAGTAAGTTTATTTTAAGCCTACTTCGAACTTTACCGACACTGATTATTGCACTTATTGCGACATTTATTTTTGGGCTTGGAACGATGGCTGGCACAGTAGCCATTTTCCTATTTACCATTGCATATGTTGGAAAGCTATTATATGAGCAAATAGAAAACGCTAATATGGAAGCCTACGAGGCCATGCAGTCGATGGGGCTAACGACCATTCAAGCCTTTCGTTTTGCCATCCTGCCACAAATCCTTCCTAACTACTTGTCGACATCATTGTTTTGCTTTGAAGGGAATGTTCGTTATGCGTCTATTTTAGGATACGTCGGTGCAGGGGGAATCGGCCTGCTGCTCAATGAAAGTTTAGGCTGGAGAAGCTACGAGAATGTGGGCATGATTCTTTTAATGCTTGTTGGTACTGTTTTTATCATTGAAACAACGAGCGAATATTTCCGTAAAAAATTAATGTAGAGGTGATGTTATGAATGCAATCGGAAAACAATTACAGTTACAATCAAATCGACGCATGTCATACATCATGATAATTGTGATCGTTTGTCTTTTATTTATTTGGTCTATAACAACGATTCATTTTGAGAATATATCAGTAAATGGGATAAAAATCGCTAAAAATATATTTGTAGGATTGCTGAATCCCGATTGGTCATTATTAGTCAATACGACAACAGCAGGTGTACCTTATTTATTAATCGAAACGATGGCCATAGCATTTCTTGGAACCATTGTCGGCGCATTGCTAGCCATCCCTTTAGCCTTTTTGTCGGCTTCTAACATTGTGCCAAAGCCTATTGCTTTTGTTGTCCGTTTACTGTTAATAATCATTCGTACGAT
Encoded proteins:
- a CDS encoding phosphate/phosphite/phosphonate ABC transporter substrate-binding protein codes for the protein MKKLLLLTLMCMLSVFLMACGNEVTSTSSADKTVETSTEASGNESVDKLTIGFVPSRNPDEIITATEPLKGLLKDELAKLGFDVGEIDITVGTNFEAVGEALSAGTTDIGLIPGGTYVLYDDGAEVILTATRAGLNNDSDHPIDWNKNKPTAPTTTQATSYRAILVAGPSEKGKALAAKVNNGEKLTFEDLNDATWNVMSSSSPAGYIYPTLWLHENFDKTIPDLTKVVQADSYGSAFARLAAGQTDVLVTYADARRDYEESWQGEFARSASIWEETDLIGVMPAIYNDTISVSKNSKVMTAELKEAVQQAFINIGNTEKGKEVIAIYSHEGYQAAKDSDYDNERKAQKLVQNLGSN
- the phnC gene encoding phosphonate ABC transporter ATP-binding protein, translating into MIEFKEVEKRYPNGYLALQQINLQIEQGEFVAIIGLSGAGKSTLLRCINKMHDITGGTLHVNDVNVHRLKGKGIRHLRRNIGMIFQSFNLVTRVSVLQNVLVSFVPTMPAWRKILGIFTKEEKRKALMALDQVGILDKAYVRVDQLSGGQQQRVALARTLAQNPQIILADEPVASLDPVTAKQVMEDFKRINQELNMTILINIHHVDLALAYATRVIGVRGGEIVFDGQADEINEETLAFIYHNTNQERGVTNHAMEAAITEKNSIA
- the phnE gene encoding phosphonate ABC transporter, permease protein PhnE is translated as MRWKLLSPKKIVLPNGKEVLGKRSFKPIVWLILFVLTVLAIRITGFSLEILVNRIQQFFVILQQMIPPNWAYLSKLWQPLFDTIKMSLFGSIAGAICALPIAVLSATNITKHRGIALVSKFILSLLRTLPTLIIALIATFIFGLGTMAGTVAIFLFTIAYVGKLLYEQIENANMEAYEAMQSMGLTTIQAFRFAILPQILPNYLSTSLFCFEGNVRYASILGYVGAGGIGLLLNESLGWRSYENVGMILLMLVGTVFIIETTSEYFRKKLM